In Vigna unguiculata cultivar IT97K-499-35 chromosome 3, ASM411807v1, whole genome shotgun sequence, a single genomic region encodes these proteins:
- the LOC114175331 gene encoding uncharacterized protein LOC114175331, whose protein sequence is MRLVMEERHEEIKWEAFKRRFLSEYFPDSVRYAKEVEFLQLTQGDKSVAEYAERFKHLGHFYTMPLDEEWRCRKFENGLRGDIRLMVAPLSIKDFAALVEKAKLSGFHKSNRCGREGHFGRDCPTLRRIVVRPSSQTPSQTQPRRGGSRPQATGRVYAMTGLEAAGSGNLVIGCCVIFGKSCCVLFDSGVTHSFVSESCVRELGLSVCELQFDLVVSTPASGLVRTSSECARCPVEVEGHVYKVNVICLPLQGLDVILGMDWLSANRVLIDCQEKKLL, encoded by the exons ATGAGGCTGGTTATGGAAGAGAGGCATGAGGAGATCAAATGGGAAGCCTTCAAGAGGAGGTTTCTTTCAGAATACTTCCCAGACAGCGTGAGATACGcaaaggaggtggagttcctccagttgacACAGGGGGACAAGTCAGTGGCCGAGTATGCCGAGAGGTTCAAGCATCTGGGGCATTTCTACACCATGccgctcgatgaggagtggcgttgcaggaagtttgagaatggtctcCGAGGAGACATTCGCTTGATGGTAGCCCCACTTTCCATCAAGGACTTCGCGGCCTTGGTGGAAAAGGCCAAG CTATCCGGGTTCCACAAGAGCAACCGTTGTGGTAGGGAGGGTCACTTTGGTAGAGACTGTCCGACTTTAAGGAGGATCGTGGTACGACCTTCTTCACAGACTCCGAGTCAAACTCAGCCGAGGAGGGGAGGCAGCAGACCTCAGGCTACAGGAAGGGTGTATGCGATGACCGGGTTAGAGGcagcaggttcaggtaaccttgtgattggttgttgtgtgatatTTGGCAAGTCTTGTTGCGTGCTTTTTGATTCTGGAgtgacacactcttttgtgtcggAGTCTTGTGTGCGGGAGTTGGGTCTGTCGGTGTGTGAACTACAGTTCGATCTCGTTGTATCTACTCCGGCATCTGGGTTGGTTAGGACTTCTTCAGAGTGTGCTAGGTGCCCGGTGGAAGTAGAGGGACACGTGTATAAAGTCAATGTTATATGCCTCCCTCTGCAAGGGCTAgatgtgatcttgggaatggattggctctcaGCCAATCGCGTTCTCATCGACTGTCaggagaagaagttgttgtag
- the LOC114179608 gene encoding L-ascorbate oxidase homolog, which produces MGGVTRISVMLVCLLAGVVFPTRAEDPYLYFTWNITYGTLAPAGVPQQVILINGEFPGPNINSTTNNNVVINVFNNLDEPFLFHWAGIQQRKNSWQDGVAGTNCPIQPGANFTYKFQVKDQIGSYFYYPSLGMHRAAGGFGGLRINSRLLIPVPYADPEDDYTVLAGDWYTKSHSTLAKLLDSGRALGRPQALLVNGQNAKGDGTDQPLFTMLPGKTYKYRLCNVGLKNSVNFRFQNHQMKLVEMEGSHTVQNVYDSLDVHLGQCYGVLVTADQEPKDYYIVASSRFTKTILTGKGIIRYVNGKGPAAPEIPEAPVGWAWSLNQFRSFRWNLTASAARPNPQGSYHYGQINITRTLKFVNTVSRDNGKLRYAINGVSHVESETPLKLAEYFGIGDKVFKYDTIPDEPPANLGTAVTLAPNVVKFEYRTFIEIIFENHEKSVQSYNLNGYSFFAVAIEPGTWTPEKRKNYNLLDGVSRHTIQVFPKSWAAIMLTFDNVGMWNLRSEIAENRYLGQQLYISVPTPERSLRDEYNMPDNGLLCGAVAGLPRPPSYV; this is translated from the exons atgggaGGAGTTACAAGGATTTCAGTGATGTTGGTTTGCCTCTTGGCAGGAGTGGTCTTCCCCACAAGGGCTGAAGACCCTTATCTCTACTTCACTTGGAACATAACCTACGGAACCCTAGCTCCGGCAGGGGTGCCCCAACAGGTTATTCTAATCAACGGCGAATTCCCAGGCCCCAACATCAATTCCACCACCAACAACAACGTCGTCATCAATGTTTTCAACAACCTTGACGAGCCATTCCTTTTCCATTGGGCTGGAATTCAGCAAAGGAAGAACTCCTGGCAAGACGGCGTAGCAGGCACCAACTGCCCCATTCAACCAGGCGCCAATTTCACCTACAAATTCCAAGTCAAGGATCAGATCGGAAGCTATTTCTATTACCCAAGCCTCGGCATGCACCGCGCAGCCGGCGGCTTCGGGGGCCTCCGCATCAACAGCCGTTTGCTCATCCCAGTGCCCTACGCCGACCCCGAGGATGACTACACCGTGCTGGCAGGTGATTGGTACACCAAGAGTCACTCCACCCTCGCCAAGCTCCTCGACAGTGGCCGCGCCCTAGGCCGCCCCCAGGCCCTTCTCGTCAATGGCCAGAACGCCAAGGGTGACGGCACTGATCAGCCCCTCTTCACCATGCTTCCCGGCAAGACCTACAAGTACCGTCTTTGCAACGTGGGTCTCAAAAACTCCGTCAACTTCCGCTTCCAAAACCACCAGATGAAACTGGTTGAGATGGAAGGCTCCCACACCGTTCAGAACGTCTACGACTCCCTCGATGTTCACCTCGGCCAGTGCTATGGCGTCCTTGTCACCGCTGACCAAGAGCCTAAAGATTACTACATCGTTGCCTCTTCCCGCTTCACTAAAACCATCCTCACCGGAAAGGGAATCATCCGTTATGTCAACGGCAAGGGCCCAGCTGCCCCTGAAATCCCCGAGGCTCCCGTCGGCTGGGCATGGTCTCTCAATCAGTTCCGCTCCTTCCGCTGGAACTTGACCGCCAGCGCTGCCAGGCCAAACCCCCAGGGCTCCTACCACTATGGCCAGATCAACATCACTCGCACCCTCAAGTTCGTTAACACCGTCAGCAGGGATAACGGCAAGCTTCGCTACGCCATCAATGGTGTTTCACACGTCGAAAGCGAAACCCCACTTAAGCTCGCTGAGTACTTCGGTATCGGCGACAAAGTCTTCAAGTACGACACCATTCCCGATGAGCCACCAGCAAACCTTGGAACCGCCGTCACCTTGGCTCCCAACGTTGTCAAATTCGAATACCGCACCTTCATCGAGATCATCTTCGAGAACCACGAGAAGAGCGTCCAGTCCTACAACTTGAACGGTTACTCCTTCTTCGCAGTGGC GATTGAACCCGGCACTTGGACTCCCGAGAAGAGGAAGAACTACAATCTTCTGGATGGTGTGAGCAGACACACCATTCAGGTGTTCCCCAAGTCATGGGCTGCGATCATGTTGACATTCGACAACGTTGGAATGTGGAACTTGAGGTCGGAGATTGCTGAGAATAGGTACTTGGGACAACAGCTTTACATCAGTGTTCCAACTCCAGAACGATCCCTGAGGGACGAGTACAACATGCCCGACAACGGTCTTTTGTGTGGCGCTGTCGCGGGTCTTCCAAGGCCACCATCATACGTCTAA